The genomic stretch taatgaaattattaatCCAATTTATTCTTGACTTTGAAATATACCTCAAAATACAATATATCTTTTACGCTACATATAGTCAtggtaaattaaattaaatatgataattaaagataaaaaaaaaatcacacatAAAAATCTCCTCTAGTTGTGTTTAACAATTTATAGTCCTTATTTCATAGAGGGGTTCAATAGTTTAAAGACCATAGACTGATGCACCACCATCCACACGAATGATCTGACCAGTCACAAAAGAAGCCGCCGGAAAGCAGAGGAATGCCACCGCCGCTGAAGCTTCTTTAGGCTCTACAAGCCGGTGTTGCAGTGTCCGTCCGATCAAAGCTTCTATTACTGCCCCAAATTCTCCCTATAGCAAAAACCATATGAAATGATGAAAGAGTtagtttatattaattatataaagattaatagattattaattatgtttatttttaataaaaatattaagtaAAAGGAACGGGATTTACTCTTGATGACTCAGTAAGGGAGGTTCTCAAAAGCCATGGAGCAACAGCATTGACGCGAATGTTGTCACTTGCCCATTCACAAGCTAAATTTCTCACAAGTGAATTAATACCCCCtgagaggaaaaaataaaaacatttagtACATTTAAGTGGAACtgaaaaattcaataataacaatataagaTCAGTTCGACAGTGAAAACCATGCCTACaccaacaaaaaatataattatataagatCAGGAATTATTTCCCTCAATCCAATAATACCTTTGCTTGCTGCATATATAGTATGATAAGGTGCATAAACAAAACTAGAACATGAAGAGATGAAGACAATGCTTCCATTTCCAGAGGCCTTCAATAATGGGTGTGCAAGTTGGCAAAGGTTCAAAGAAGCCTCAAGGCCGGTGCCAATGGTATCAGA from Ipomoea triloba cultivar NCNSP0323 chromosome 12, ASM357664v1 encodes the following:
- the LOC116000475 gene encoding tropinone reductase homolog, whose product is MAGRWSLHGMTALVTGGTRGLGFAIVEELACLGATVYTCSRTEEELDECLQKWKAKGYNVFGSTCDILQPSQRQKLIQSVREQFSENLTVLVNNVARLIPKDTLNSDAQDFSDTIGTGLEASLNLCQLAHPLLKASGNGSIVFISSCSSFVYAPYHTIYAASKGGINSLVRNLACEWASDNIRVNAVAPWLLRTSLTESSRGEFGAVIEALIGRTLQHRLVEPKEASAAVAFLCFPAASFVTGQIIRVDGGASVYGL